The Motacilla alba alba isolate MOTALB_02 chromosome 27, Motacilla_alba_V1.0_pri, whole genome shotgun sequence genome includes a window with the following:
- the LOC119712009 gene encoding feather keratin 1-like — protein sequence MVSEDTSCNVQSLDFKHANSSTHSGIWQRIFCFGDESVGKLLPSALTVSLGRCRSSIKAAPSPHSHIHSSSLQLLGNKVHLQPQAMSCYTPCRPCQPCGPTPLANSCNEPCVRQCQDSTVVIEPPAVLVTLPGPILSSFPQNTAVGSSTSAAVGSILSSQGVPISSGGFGLSGLGSGLCGTRCLPC from the exons atggTCAGCGAGGATACAAGTTGCAATGTACAGAGCCTGGACTTCAAACATGCCAACTCTTCCACTCACTCAGGTATCTGGCAG agaatattttgctttggaGATGAGTCTGTAGGAAAATTGTTGCCCTCTGCACTTACTGTGAGCCTGGGGCGGTGCAGGAGCAGTATAAAAGCAGCACCTTCTCCTCACTCTCACATCCActcttcctctctccagctccttggGAATAAG GTGCATCTGCAGCCCCAAGCCATGTCCTGCTACACGCCGTGccggccctgccagccctgtggccccaccccgctggccaacagctgcaatGAGCCCtgtgtcaggcagtgccaggactCCACTGTTGTCATTGAGCcgcctgctgtgctggtgacccTGCCCGggcccatcctcagctccttcccacagaacaCCGCCGTGGGAtcctccacctctgctgctgttggcagcatcctcagctcccagggagtgcccatcagctctgggggctTTGGCCTGTCTGGCTTGGGCAGTGGCCTCTGTGGCACGAGGTGCCTcccctgctga
- the LOC119712244 gene encoding feather keratin 1-like yields MSCYTPCRPCQPCGPTPLANSCNEPCVRQCQDSTVVIEPPAVLVTLPGPILSSFPQNTAVGSSSSAAVGSILSSQGVPISSGGFGLSGLGSGLCGTRCLPC; encoded by the coding sequence ATGTCCTGCTACACGCCGTGccggccctgccagccctgtggccccaccccgctggccaacagctgcaatGAGCCCtgtgtcaggcagtgccaggactCCACTGTTGTCATTGAGCcgcctgctgtgctggtgacccTGCCCGggcccatcctcagctccttcccacagaacaCCGCCGTGGgatcctccagctctgctgctgttggcagcatcctcagctcccagggagtgcccatcagctctgggggctTTGGCCTGTCTGGCTTGGGCAGTGGCCTCTGTGGCACGAGGTGCCTcccctgctga
- the LOC119712010 gene encoding feather keratin Cos1-1/Cos1-3/Cos2-1-like has product MSCYTPCRPCQPCGPTPLANSCNEPCVRQCQDSTVVIEPPAVLVTLPGPILSSFPQNTAVGSSTSAAVGSILSSQGVPISSGGFGLSGLGSGLCGFPC; this is encoded by the coding sequence ATGTCCTGCTACACGCCGTGccggccctgccagccctgtggccccaccccgctggccaacagctgcaatGAGCCCtgtgtcaggcagtgccaggactCCACTGTTGTCATTGAGCcgcctgctgtgctggtgacccTGCCCGggcccatcctcagctccttcccacagaacaCCGCCGTGGGAtcctccacctctgctgctgttggcagcatCCTCAGCTCTCAGGGAGTGCccatcagctctgggggctTTGGCCTCTCAGGCTTGGGCAGTGGCCTCTGTGGCTTCCCCTGCTGA